In the genome of Meles meles chromosome 4, mMelMel3.1 paternal haplotype, whole genome shotgun sequence, one region contains:
- the AGTR1 gene encoding type-1 angiotensin II receptor: MILNSSTEDGIKRIQDDCPKAGRHNYIFVMIPTLYSIIFVVGIFGNSLVVIVIYFYMKLKTVASVFLLNLALADLCFLLTLPLWAVYTAMEYRWPFGNYLCKIASASVSFNLYASVFLLTCLSIDRYLAIVHPMKSRLRRTMLMAKVTCIIIWLLAGLASLPTIIHRNVFFIENTNITVCAFHYESQNSTLPIGLGLTKNILGFLFPFLIILTSYTLIWKTLKRAYEIQKNKPRNDDIFKIIMAIVLFFFFSWVPHQIFTFLDVLIQLGIIHDCKIADIVDTAMPITICIAYFNNCLNPLFYGFLGKKFKKYFLQLLKYIPPKAKSHSSLSTKMSTLSYRPSDHGNVSTKKSASCVEVE; this comes from the coding sequence ATGATTCTCAACTCTTCCACTGAAGATGGTATTAAAAGAATACAAGATGACTGTCCCAAAGCTGGAAGGCACAATTACATATTTGTCATGATCCCTACTTTATACAGTATCATCTTTGTAGTTGGAATATTTGGAAACAGCCTGGTAGTGATTGTCATTTACTTTTACATGAAACTGAAGACTGTGGCCagtgtttttcttctgaatttagCACTGGCTGATTTATGCTTTTTACTGACCTTGCCATTGTGGGCTGTCTACACTGCTATGGAATACCGCTGGCCCTTTGGCAATTACCTATGTAAGATTGCTTCAGCCAGTGTCAGTTTCAACCTCTATGCCAGTGTGTTTCTACTTACATGTCTAAGCATTGATCGTTACCTAGCTATTGTTCACCCAATGAAGTCCCGCCTTCGGCGCACAATGCTTATGGCCAAAGTCACCTGCATCATTATCTGGTTGCTGGCTGGCTTGGCCAGTTTGCCAACTATAATCCACCGAAACgtatttttcattgagaataCCAATATCACGGTTTGTGCTTTCCATTATGAATCCCAAAATTCAACCCTCCCCATTGGACTGGGCCTAACCAAGAATATACTGggtttcttgtttccttttctgatcATTCTTACAAGTTACACTCTTATTTGGAAGACGCTAAAGAGGGCTTATGAGATTCAGAAGAACAAGCCAAGAAATGATGATATTTTCAAGATAATTATGGCaattgtgcttttctttttcttttcctgggttCCCCACCAAATATTCACTTTTCTGGATGTATTGATTCAGTTGGGCATCATACACGACTGTAAAATTGCAGATATTGTTGACACTGCCATGCCTATCACAATTTGCATAGCTTATTTTAACAACTGCCTGAACCCTCTCTTTTATGGCTTTCTggggaagaaatttaaaaaatattttctccagcttCTGAAATACATCCCCCCAAAGGCCAAATCCCACTCAAGCCTATCAACAAAAATGAGCACACTCTCCTACCGCCCCTCAGATCATGGAAATGTATCCACTAAGAAGTCTGCCTCATGTGTTGAAGTTGAGTGA